A single region of the Anomaloglossus baeobatrachus isolate aAnoBae1 chromosome 2, aAnoBae1.hap1, whole genome shotgun sequence genome encodes:
- the LOC142286371 gene encoding uncharacterized protein LOC142286371, with the protein MELNMESLRKRKRESIEEVPKKRKIETSEGDKDGTNQNLIKAPKRPGSPIQQSIESKRRRGQAMGDKADDESSVSPKAEPELNMESLRKRKGESIDEVPKKRRPETSEDEKDGTNQSLIKAAKRPGSPIQESIESKRKRGEAMGDKADDGSSGFPKADTEQLSGTTPAESPIIVTGLESFTFHKLLGEGGFGKVMLATHKASQQQVAVKMVKKRLLLNISRDEILIERQVLEMTRKSPFITRAFATFQSQDYLFYVMEYLSRGDLLDIMSTNGPFPISATRYML; encoded by the exons atggagctgaatatggagagtttaaggaagagaaagagagagagcatagaagaggtgccaaaaaaaaggaaaatagaaacatcagagggtgataaagatggcaccaaccaaaaCCTTATCAAGGCTCCaaagagacctggaagcccgatacagcaGAGTATCGAGAGCAAGAGGAGAAGGGGACaagcgatgggggacaaagctgatgatgAATCCAGCGTCTCTCCCAAAGCTGAACCtgagctgaatatggagagtttgaggaagagaaagggagaaagcatagatgaggtgccaaaaaaaaggaGACCGGAAACATCAGAGGAtgaaaaagatggcaccaaccaaagccttatcaaggctgcaaaaagacctggaagcccgatacaagAGAGTATCGAGAGcaagaggaaaaggggagaagcgatgggggacaaagctgatgatggatccagtGGGTTCCCCAAAGCTGACACTGAGCAGCtgtcag GGACAACCCCAGCTGAATCTCCCATCATTGTGACTGGActggagagcttcaccttccataaaCTCCTTGGAGAGGgcggatttggtaaa GTCATGTTGGCCACACATAAGGCCTCCCAACAACAAGTGGCAGTGAAGATGGTGAAGAAGAGGCTGCTACTTAATATATCAAGAGACGAGATCCTGATAGAACGACAGGTCctggagatgactaggaagagtccattCATTACTCGGGCTTTTgccaccttccagtcccag GACTACTTATTCTACGTCATGGAATATCTCAGCAGAGGAGACCTTCTAGACATCATGTCAACCAATGGCCCATTTCCTATTTCAGCCACCAG